One region of Armigeres subalbatus isolate Guangzhou_Male chromosome 3, GZ_Asu_2, whole genome shotgun sequence genomic DNA includes:
- the LOC134221207 gene encoding zinc finger and SCAN domain-containing protein 12-like isoform X1: protein MNTSRSYSSGMRSKDLCKVNSCAEFGYSSVFADMDSTVDNSPLWGATQLSYPDFNRQWTDGGDPHQQAIQCQSGGYQPYSMAPIEGNYTELRTSPEVVEADSTIAEHGGAMYHGYQHLPTGVAAGDLFPVPTGGYQPSFVSQLPFSNSNNVLLPEGVSYPVAESGAPGQNMSPDGGYSSGNSEYYTSYQLVPQAYAAGSPYQNVDSPPDTENVKYEVVEVKEEPDVYRNDQYFMEYVQPSVNVNQGQKSKPIIHGNVLIKPATNKQESELKRVEFEVLGVHNPMNYPLNIPLPQEHAPLNPQQQLQHSGKPIVQLKVNSTKPLAKAQTNQRKQRRSRPYPAVAFDQQPSIDLDPSDPSPKFRIPQGSPLPAYNKPEEDESEEGNARRSARPSVIECSDYKCNKCGTFFARQCGLTQHQKWIHAERKFQCERCGKKFPSQDDLTKHIKRHDMQDKPFKCLLCPKQFCHKNDLRRHMYRHEESTPYKCDLCPKCFIRKDHLLAHQLSHDRRDKKCIDKENGILF, encoded by the exons ATGAATACTTCAAGAAGTTATTCTAGTGGAATGCGTTCAAAAG ATTTGTGTAAAGTGAACAGTTGTGCAGAATTTGGATATTCATCCGTCTTCGCTGACATGGATTCAACCGTAGACAACTCTCCACTGTGGGGAGCCACCCAATTAAGCTATCCCGATTTCAACCGTCAGTGGACCGATGGTGGTGATCCGCATCAGCAAGCTATACAATGTCAATCAGGAGGATATCAGCCGTATTCAATGGCACCGATCGAGGGCAATTATACCGAATTACGAACATCACCGGAAGTCGTCGAGGCAGATTCCACCATTGCAGAACACGGTGGAGCGATGTATCATGGATACCAGCATCTACCAACGGGTGTCGCTGCCGGGGACTTGTTTCCGGTTCCTACTGGTGGTTATCAACCGAGTTTTGTATCACAGCTTCCGTTTTCTAACAGTAACAATGTTTTGTTGCCAGAGGGTGTATCGTATCCGGTGGCCGAGTCTGGTGCCCCTGGACAGAACATGTCTCCGGATGGAGGATACTCTTCAGGGAACTCGGAATACTACACATCGTATCAACTAGTGCCACAAGCTTATGCAGCTGGATCGCCTTATCAAAACGTGGATTCTCCGCCAGATACCGAAAACGTGAAATATGAAGTGGTTGAAGTGAAGGAAGAGCCAGACGTGTATCGAAATGATCAGTATTTTATGGAATATGTGCAGCCAAGTGTGAATGTTAACCAAGGACAAAAGAGTAAACCGATTATTCATGGCAATGTTTTGATAAAACCGGCTACCAATAAGCAAGAATCAGAATTGAAACGTGTAGAATTTGAAGTTCTAGGAGTGCATAATCCTATGAACTATCCACTCAATATTCCGTTACCGCAAGAGCATGCCCCGTTGAATCCACAACAACAGCTACAACATTCCGGAAAGCCCATAGTACAGCTTAAGGTCAATTCAACAAAACCACTGGCCAAGGCTCAGACCAATCAACGGAAGCAGCGTAGATCACGTCCATATCCGGCTGTGGCATTTGATCAGCAACCATCAATTGACTTAGACCCATCAGACCCCTCGCCAAAGTTCCGTATACCACAGGGAAGTCCGCTTCCAGCTTATAATAAACCGGAGGAGGACGAATCAGAAGAAGGTAATGCTCGCAGGTCCGCCCGTCCGAGCGTTATCGAGTGCAGTGATTACAAGTGCAACAAGTGCGGTACCTTCTTTGCCCGCCAGTGCGGTCTGACTCAGCATCAGAAGTGGATCCATGCCGAGCGGAAGTTTCAGTGTGAACGGTGCGGTAAGAAGTTCCCCTCGCAGGATGATTTGACCAAACACATAAAGCGGCACGATATGCAAGACAAACCGTTCAAGTGTCTGCTTTGCCCCAAACAGTTTTGTCACAAAAATGATCTCCGCCGGCACATGTACCGCCACGAGGAAAGCACTCCCTACAAGTGCGACCTTTGCCCGAAGTGCTTCATCCGTAAGGACCATCTGTTGGCCCATCAGTTATCGCACGATCGTCGCGATAAGAAGTGCATCGATAAGGAGAATGGCATTCTTTTCTAG
- the LOC134221207 gene encoding zinc finger and SCAN domain-containing protein 12-like isoform X2, giving the protein MNTSRSYSSGMRSKDLCKVNSCAEFGYSSVFADMDSTVDNSPLWGATQLSYPDFNRQWTDGGDPHQQAIQCQSGGYQPYSMAPIEGNYTELRTSPEVVEADSTIAEHGGAMYHGYQHLPTGVAAGDLFPVPTEGVSYPVAESGAPGQNMSPDGGYSSGNSEYYTSYQLVPQAYAAGSPYQNVDSPPDTENVKYEVVEVKEEPDVYRNDQYFMEYVQPSVNVNQGQKSKPIIHGNVLIKPATNKQESELKRVEFEVLGVHNPMNYPLNIPLPQEHAPLNPQQQLQHSGKPIVQLKVNSTKPLAKAQTNQRKQRRSRPYPAVAFDQQPSIDLDPSDPSPKFRIPQGSPLPAYNKPEEDESEEGNARRSARPSVIECSDYKCNKCGTFFARQCGLTQHQKWIHAERKFQCERCGKKFPSQDDLTKHIKRHDMQDKPFKCLLCPKQFCHKNDLRRHMYRHEESTPYKCDLCPKCFIRKDHLLAHQLSHDRRDKKCIDKENGILF; this is encoded by the exons ATGAATACTTCAAGAAGTTATTCTAGTGGAATGCGTTCAAAAG ATTTGTGTAAAGTGAACAGTTGTGCAGAATTTGGATATTCATCCGTCTTCGCTGACATGGATTCAACCGTAGACAACTCTCCACTGTGGGGAGCCACCCAATTAAGCTATCCCGATTTCAACCGTCAGTGGACCGATGGTGGTGATCCGCATCAGCAAGCTATACAATGTCAATCAGGAGGATATCAGCCGTATTCAATGGCACCGATCGAGGGCAATTATACCGAATTACGAACATCACCGGAAGTCGTCGAGGCAGATTCCACCATTGCAGAACACGGTGGAGCGATGTATCATGGATACCAGCATCTACCAACGGGTGTCGCTGCCGGGGACTTGTTTCCGGTTCCTACTG AGGGTGTATCGTATCCGGTGGCCGAGTCTGGTGCCCCTGGACAGAACATGTCTCCGGATGGAGGATACTCTTCAGGGAACTCGGAATACTACACATCGTATCAACTAGTGCCACAAGCTTATGCAGCTGGATCGCCTTATCAAAACGTGGATTCTCCGCCAGATACCGAAAACGTGAAATATGAAGTGGTTGAAGTGAAGGAAGAGCCAGACGTGTATCGAAATGATCAGTATTTTATGGAATATGTGCAGCCAAGTGTGAATGTTAACCAAGGACAAAAGAGTAAACCGATTATTCATGGCAATGTTTTGATAAAACCGGCTACCAATAAGCAAGAATCAGAATTGAAACGTGTAGAATTTGAAGTTCTAGGAGTGCATAATCCTATGAACTATCCACTCAATATTCCGTTACCGCAAGAGCATGCCCCGTTGAATCCACAACAACAGCTACAACATTCCGGAAAGCCCATAGTACAGCTTAAGGTCAATTCAACAAAACCACTGGCCAAGGCTCAGACCAATCAACGGAAGCAGCGTAGATCACGTCCATATCCGGCTGTGGCATTTGATCAGCAACCATCAATTGACTTAGACCCATCAGACCCCTCGCCAAAGTTCCGTATACCACAGGGAAGTCCGCTTCCAGCTTATAATAAACCGGAGGAGGACGAATCAGAAGAAGGTAATGCTCGCAGGTCCGCCCGTCCGAGCGTTATCGAGTGCAGTGATTACAAGTGCAACAAGTGCGGTACCTTCTTTGCCCGCCAGTGCGGTCTGACTCAGCATCAGAAGTGGATCCATGCCGAGCGGAAGTTTCAGTGTGAACGGTGCGGTAAGAAGTTCCCCTCGCAGGATGATTTGACCAAACACATAAAGCGGCACGATATGCAAGACAAACCGTTCAAGTGTCTGCTTTGCCCCAAACAGTTTTGTCACAAAAATGATCTCCGCCGGCACATGTACCGCCACGAGGAAAGCACTCCCTACAAGTGCGACCTTTGCCCGAAGTGCTTCATCCGTAAGGACCATCTGTTGGCCCATCAGTTATCGCACGATCGTCGCGATAAGAAGTGCATCGATAAGGAGAATGGCATTCTTTTCTAG